Proteins from a single region of Labedella gwakjiensis:
- a CDS encoding ComF family protein, whose translation MTSPVTAAARLARLAREALVAAGAVVVPVACAGCGREDTPLCAECRDRCVGSVRLEHIDGLPVRFALDYSDEVARVVVAFKNDGRTGLARVLAEPFGRSIDDAVGALATHGTTVDDRVLVVPIPSRRASMRRRGYRPVALLARRAGVPLDARLRFARQPLDQLRLGRRERGENLRAAMVADPLLDGRRVLIVDDVLTSGATVREAARAIDAVGGTVVGAAVLARTPSGRRSRRRERDLLGGPSESP comes from the coding sequence ATGACGTCACCCGTGACCGCCGCGGCGCGGCTCGCTCGCCTCGCCCGAGAGGCGCTGGTCGCTGCCGGGGCCGTGGTCGTCCCCGTCGCATGTGCGGGCTGCGGGCGGGAGGACACACCCCTGTGCGCCGAGTGCCGCGACCGTTGCGTGGGGAGCGTGCGTCTCGAGCACATCGACGGCCTTCCCGTGCGTTTCGCCCTCGACTACTCCGACGAGGTGGCTCGTGTCGTGGTGGCGTTCAAGAACGATGGTCGGACGGGGTTGGCCCGCGTCCTCGCCGAACCGTTCGGCCGGAGCATCGACGATGCGGTGGGCGCCCTCGCGACGCACGGGACGACCGTCGACGATCGAGTCCTCGTCGTGCCGATCCCGAGCCGTCGGGCCTCGATGCGGCGGAGGGGCTATCGCCCGGTCGCGCTCCTCGCGCGGAGAGCGGGGGTACCGCTCGACGCGCGCCTGCGCTTCGCGCGGCAGCCGCTCGACCAACTCCGGCTGGGGCGCAGGGAACGGGGTGAGAACCTCCGGGCGGCGATGGTCGCCGATCCGCTGCTCGACGGCCGACGGGTCCTCATCGTCGACGACGTCCTCACCAGCGGGGCGACCGTTCGCGAGGCGGCACGCGCGATCGACGCCGTCGGCGGGACGGTGGTGGGAGCGGCCGTGCTCGCGCGG